The Arachis hypogaea cultivar Tifrunner chromosome 16, arahy.Tifrunner.gnm2.J5K5, whole genome shotgun sequence genome contains a region encoding:
- the LOC112758281 gene encoding AP-3 complex subunit mu: MLQCIFLLSNSGEVILEKQLTGHRVDRSICSWFWDQSISQAHSFGQLPVIASPTHYLFQVFREGITFLACTQVEMPPLMAIEFLCRVADVLNDYLGGLNEDLIKDNFVIVYELLDEMIDNGFPLTTEPNILQEMIAPPNIVSKVLSVVTGTSSNVSDTLPGASASGVPWRTADPKYAQNEVYIDLAEEMDATINRDGALMKCEVYGQVKVNSHISGLPDMTLSFTNPSILDQVRFHPCVRFRQWESHQILSFVPPDGQFKLMSYRVRKLKSTPLYVKPQLTSNGGTCRLNVMVGSRNNHGKTIDLVTVQFQLPSCILSADLTSNHGTVNILADKTCNWNIGRIPKDKAPSMSGTLVLETGLERLHTFPTFRVGFKMMGVALSGLKIDKLDLKTVPYRFFKGFRAVSRAGEFEVRS, translated from the exons ATGTTGCAATGCATATTCCTTCTCTCCAATTCCGG AGAGGTGATTCTAGAGAAACAGCTCACTGGCCACCGCGTCGATCGCTCCATATGTTCCTGGTTCTGGGACCAATCCATTTCTCAAGCTCATTCCTTTGGG CAACTTCCAGTGATTGCTTCTCCCACACATTATCTTTTCCAAGTTTTTCGTGAGGGAATCACCTTTCTGGCTTGCACCCAAGTTGAGATGCCACCATTGATGGCCATTGAG TTCCTTTGTAGGGTAGCAGATGTCCTCAATGATTATCTTGGGGGTTTGAACGAAGACTTGATTAAAGACAACTTTGTCATTGTTTATGAG CTGCTGGATGAGATGATAGACAATGGCTTCCCACTAACTACGGAACCTAACATCCTGCAAGAGATGATAGCTCCACCAAATATTGTTAGTAAAGTCTTGAGTGTTGTCACTGGCACCAGTTCCAATGTGAGTGACACCCTTCCTGGTGCATCAGCTTCTGGTGTTCCCTGGAGAACAGCAGATCCAAAGTATGCCCAGAATGAAGTTTATATAGATCTTGCTGAAGAAATGGATGCTACAATAAACAG GGATGGAGCTCTGATGAAATGTGAGGTCTATGGTCAAGTTAAAGTAAATTCCCATATCAGTGGTCTTCCTGACATGACACTTTCATTTACAAATCCTTCGATCCTAGACCAAGTGAGGTTCCATCCATGTGTTAGATTTCGCCAATGGGAATCCCATCAGATTCTTTCATTTGTGCCTCCTGATGGACAATTTAAACTTATGAGTTACAG GGTTAGAAAATTGAAGAGCACCCCATTATATGTAAAGCCACAGTTGACATCGAATGGTGGGACATGCCGTCTTAATGTAATGGTTGGTTCAAGAAATAATCATGGAAAGACTATTGATTTAGTTACAGTTCAGTTTCAGCTTCCTTCATGCATTTTATCTGCAGATCTTACCTCAAATCATGGAACAGTAAACATCCTTGCTGACAAG ACATGCAATTGGAACATTGGTCGGATCCCAAAAGATAAAGCCCCTTCAATGTCTGGAACGTTGGTGCTTGAGACTGGATTGGAGCGTCTTCACACCTTCCCCACATTTAGAGTGGGTTTTAAGATGATGGGTGTTGCTCTCTCTGGCCTGAAAATAGATAAACTGGATTTGAAAACTGTTCCTTACCGTTTCTTCAAAGGTTTTCGAGCTGTTAGCCGTGCAGGTGAATTTGAAGTCAGATCATAA
- the LOC112758635 gene encoding protein RTF1 homolog: MADLENMLLEAAGRTSSPHRKRHNSNSTSSKPRNQKSKRGDDGGSESRGEDSDAEGGGASKKKPPSSSRNVPLKKRLDLTKTERELGHEGELLEDDDDDDDDEDEESDVGSDLYKNEDDKQRLANMTELEREMILSDRAAKKGEKEFKEQLRMKRDTNNNATSKNMINHQSPLPPPPPPSSSSSKVRSSTRHAERTAAKGDVLSELRAKRMKQQVVDTHHGKPSSSSTNKGIPMKKKAATTSSSSSQSESGDSDRDSSEGLADSDDDDDKNMLRESNMPTFEEIKEITIRRSRLVKWLNEPFFEELIVGCFVRIGIGKSESGAVYRLCMVQSVDGGDPNRHYKVENRITHKYLVCVWGSESSAKRFQMAVVSDSSPLEKEFRQWVREIERSCSHMPSKASVLDKREAIRRTNNYVYSAATVKQMLEEKKAAPTRPLNVAVEKDKLKRLMEVAKSKNDEAEVQRICAKLLELDAAREARDKDSRAKRLAEMNRKNKVDNFKNLSEHRNLQVNLKLGEAGYDPFSRRWTRSRNYYNAEGKEIKQEESHQVSNNREKHEIKVEEPSVSAGNAVGFKATEAALEAAASAGKLVDTLAPVDCGTESNMMHDFELPISLAELKDLGGPQGLKNGFLARKQKIEATVGLQVPENDGGRHALTLTISDYKRRRGLL; the protein is encoded by the coding sequence atggcggACTTGGAGAACATGCTTCTGGAGGCAGCTGGAAGAACCAGCTCCCCGCACAGAAAGCGCCACAATAGTAATAGTACTAGTAGTAAGCCGCGAAACCAGAAATCCAAACGAGGAGATGATGGTGGAAGTGAGTCCAGAGGGGAAGACTCCGACGCCGAGGGCGGCGGAGCAAGCAAGAAGAAGCCGCCATCGTCATCAAGGAACGTTCCTCTCAAGAAGAGGTTGGACCTCACCAAAACTGAGAGGGAATTAGGCCATGAAGGAGAGTTgttggaggatgatgatgatgatgatgatgatgaagatgaagaatctGATGTTGGCAGTGATCTCTACAAGAATGAAGATGACAAGCAGAGGCTAGCAAACATGACTGAGCTCGAAAGAGAGATGATACTCTCCGATCGAGCTGCCAAAAAAGGCGAAAAGGAGTTCAAAGAACAATTAAGAATGAAGAGGGACACCAACAACAATGCTACTTCAAAGAACATGATCAATCATCAATcacctcttccaccaccaccaccaccatcatcatcttcCTCCAAGGTTCGTTCCTCCACCAGACACGCCGAGAGGACCGCCGCCAAAGGCGATGTCTTAAGCGAGTTGCGAGCCAAGAGGATGAAGCAGCAAGTGGTAGACACTCACCATGGAAAACCATCATCATCAAGCACCAATAAGGGGATTCCAATGAAGAAGAAAGCAGCAACTACTTCAAGTAGCTCAAGCCAGAGCGAGAGCGGTGACAGTGATAGAGATTCCTCTGAAGGGTTGGCTGATAGTGACGATGACGATGACAAGAACATGTTGAGAGAATCAAACATGCCAACGTTTGAAGAAATCAAGGAAATCACCATTAGGAGATCGAGGCTTGTGAAGTGGCTGAATGAACCATTCTTTGAAGAGTTAATTGTTGGGTGCTTTGTTAGAATTGGGATTGGAAAATCAGAGAGTGGAGCTGTTTACAGACTCTGCATGGTTCAGAGTGTTGATGGTGGCGATCCAAATAGGCACTACAAGGTTGAGAACAGAATCACTCACAAGTACCTTGTTTGTGTTTGGGGAAGTGAAAGCTCTGCCAAGAGGTTCCAAATGGCTGTGGTTTCGGATTCTTCGCCGTTGGAGAAAGAGTTCAGGCAATGGGTTAGGGAAATTGAGAGAAGTTGCAGCCACATGCCGAGTAAGGCGAGTGTTTTGGACAAGAGAGAGGCCATTAGAAGAACGAATAACTATGTCTACTCTGCAGCCACTGTGAAGCAGATGCTGGAGGAGAAGAAAGCCGCGCCTACTCGGCCGCTTAATGTCGCGGTTGAGAAGGACAAGCTGAAGAGGCTGATGGAGGTAGCAAAGAGCAAGAACGATGAGGCCGAGGTGCAGAGGATCTGCGCCAAGCTCCTGGAATTGGACGCGGCGCGCGAAGCCAGGGATAAGGACAGCAGGGCTAAAAGATTAGCTGAGATGAACAGAAAGAACAAGGTTGATAATTTCAAGAACTTGTCTGAGCATAGGAATTTGCAGGTGAATTTGAAATTGGGTGAGGCAGGGTATGATCCATTCTCTAGGAGGTGGACAAGGTCTAGGAATTACTACAATGCAGAAGGGAAAGAGATTAAACAAGAAGAGAGTCATCAAGTTAGTAATAATAGAGAGAAGCATGAAATTAAGGTTGAAGAACCAAGTGTGTCAGCAGGTAATGCTGTTGGGTTTAAAGCCACAGAAGCAGCACTGGAAGCTGCTGCAAGTGCAGGGAAATTGGTGGATACTTTGGCTCCGGTGGATTGCGGAACAGAATCAAACATGATGCATGATTTCGAGTTGCCTATTTCACTGGCTGAACTTAAGGATTTGGGCGGACCACAGGGATTGAAGAATGGGTTCTTGGCAAGGAAACAGAAGATAGAAGCAACGGTTGGGTTGCAGGTGCCTGAAAACGATGGAGGTAGGCATGCTCTCACATTAACTATCAGCgactacaagagaagaagaggGCTGTTGTAG
- the LOC112759139 gene encoding alkaline/neutral invertase A, mitochondrial-like yields the protein MIGTNLISICSMKPSPRMLISCKNSSSFLARCHPTTPRAMSNNLSSTNNIHYPLRMLGFARIMNGNHRAFRLPSSRYFSHLTSRPQIFRSPAATRINGDVTTATVNELGLKPRKSSVNDKKNLEIEKVYIKTDNGIDEKQLVVEKSADKESELEAGGEEDNARSENKVSEGVAAPIINNNGEEETDVEREAWKLLQEALVTYCDTPVGTVAANDSSEESLNYDQVFIRDFIPSALAFLLKGENEIVKNFLLHTLQLQSWEKTVDCYSPGQGLMPASFKVKTMQVDEEKVEEVLDPDFGESAIGRVAPVDSGLWWIILLRAYGKLTGDYSLQERVDVQTGLEMILNLCLTDGFDMFPSLLVTDGSCMIDRRMGIHGHPLEIQALFYSALRSAREMVKVDDGSKNLVREINNRLSALSFHIREYYWLDMKKMNEIYRYKTEEYSLDATNKFNIYPEQIPLWLMDWVPQEGGYLIGNLQPAHMDFRFFMLGNLWSIVSSLGTPKQNKSILNLIEAKWDDLVGHMPLKICYPALESEEWRIITGSDPKNTPWSYHNGGSWPTLLWQFTLACIKMGRTELAEDAVALAEKRLPVDSWPEYYDTRTGKFIGKQARLYQTWTLAGFLASKMFLKNPETAAMLCWEEDLEILETCACALSKSGRAKCSRDAAKSQILV from the exons ATGATCGGTACGAACCTTATTAGCATTTGCAGCATGAAACCATCTCCGAGGATGCTCATTAGTTGCAAGAATTCTTCATCGTTTCTTGCAAGATGTCACCCCACTACTCCTCGTGCAATGTCTAATAACCTTTCTTCTACCAACAACATTCACTACCCTCTtcgcatgttgggttttgcacgAATAATGAACGGTAACCACAGAGCTTTTCGGTTACCCTCTTCaagatattttagccatttaaCTTCAAGGCCTCAAATATTCCGTTCACCGGCCGCAACCAGAATCAACGGCGACGTCACCACTGCTACCGTGAATGAACTTGGATTGAAGCCTCGGAAGTCAAGTGTGAATGACAAAAAGAATCTGGAGATTGAGAAGGTTTACATAAAGACGGACAATGGCATCGATGAGAAGCAGTTAGTTGTCGAAAAATCAGCGGACAAAGAGTCTGAATTAGAAGCTGGGGGTGAAGAAGATAATGCAAGATCAGAGAATAAGGTATCTGAGGGTGTGGCTGCTCCAATTATCAACAACAATGGTGAGGAGGAGACAGACGTGGAAAGAGAGGCATGGAAGCTGTTGCAAGAGGCACTTGTTACGTATTGTGACACCCCTGTGGGAACGGTGGCTGCAAATGATTCCAGTGAGGAGTCTTTGAATTATGATCAGGTCTTCATTCGGGATTTCATCCCTTCAGCCCTTGCTTTCTTGCTCAAGGGGGAAAATGAAATCGTCAAGAACTTTCTCCTTCATACCTTGCAACTCCAG AGTTGGGAGAAAACTGTGGACTGCTATAGCCCAGGGCAGGGGTTGATGCCTGCGAGCTTCAAAGTTAAAACCATGCAAGTTGATGAAGAAAAGGTAGAAGAAGTTTTGGATCCTGACTTTGGGGAATCAGCTATTGGTCGTGTTGCGCCGGTAGATTCAG GATTGTGGTGGATCATTTTGCTGAGGGCTTATGGGAAGCTGACCGGTGATTACAGCTTGCAAGAAAGGGTGGATGTTCAGACAGGCTTAGAGATGATCCTTAACTTGTGTTTAACCGATGGCTTCGATATGTTCCCATCTCTGTTGGTGACTGATGGTTCTTGCATGATAGATAGGAGGATGGGAATTCATGGTCACCCTCTTGAGATTCAA GCGTTGTTTTACTCAGCTCTACGATCAGCCCGTGAGATGGTTAAGGTGGATGATGGATCCAAGAATCTGGTTAGAGAAATCAACAACAGGCTGAGTGCACTCTCATTCCACATTAGAGAATACTATTGGttggatatgaaaaagatgaacgAGATATACCGGTACAAAACAGAAGAGTATTCGTTGGATGCCACCAACAAATTCAACATATATCCAGAACAGATTCCTCTGTGGCTAATGGATTGGGTTCCACAGGAAGGGGGATATCTCATTGGAAACCTTCAACCGGCACACATGGATTTCAGGTTCTTCATGCTTGGGAACCTGTGGTCCATTGTTTCATCTTTGGGTACCCCAAAACAGAATAAGTCCATTCTGAATCTCATAGAAGCAAAATGGGATGATCTTGTTGGCCACATGCCTCTTAAGATATGCTATCCTGCCTTGGAGTCTGAGGAATGGCGCATAATCACTGGCAGTGACCCAAAGAATAC CCCTTGGTCATATCACAATGGTGGATCTTGGCCAACACTTCTATGGCAG TTTACACTTGCATGCATCAAAATGGGGAGAACTGAACTTGCTGAGGATGCAGTTGCTTTGGCTGAGAAAAGGCTTCCAGTTGATTCATGGCCGGAATACTATGACACTCGCACCGGCAAGTTCATCGGGAAACAGGCCCGGCTTTATCAGACATGGACATTAGCCGGCTTCCTTGCATCCAAGATGTTCTTAAAGAATCCTGAGACAGCAGCCATGTTGTGCTGGGAAGAGGACCTTGAGATTCTTGAGACATGTGCTTGTGCACTGAGCAAGAGTGGGAGGGCTAAATGCTCTCGCGATGCCGCCAAGTCTCAGATTCTTGTTTAG
- the LOC112758283 gene encoding psbP domain-containing protein 1, chloroplastic, translating into MAIAFPIQRFYDIPISLSTCSPRCISGHSQAKGFAVPRRKALSLSLSLLLPTYILSGSAALAQHSPVLREYVDSFDGYSFRYPSNWIQVRGAGADIFFRDPYVLDENISVEISSPSSSRYKTVQDLGSPQEAGKKVLRQYLTEFMSTRLGVRRESNILSTSSRVADDGKLYYQVEVNIKSYANNNELAVMPQERVVRMEWDRRYLSVLGVENNQLYELRLQVPENVFTEEQNDLRQVMDSFRVNKIAA; encoded by the exons ATGGCTATTGCCTTTCCAATTCAGCGCTTCTACGATATTCCCATCTCTCTCTCCACCTGTTCCCCTCGCTGCATTTCAGGCCACTCTCAGGCTAAAGGTTTTGCAGTTCCACGGAGGAAAGCATTGTCcttgtccttgtccttgctcctaccaACTTACATTCTCTCTGGCTCTGCTGCATTGGCTCAGCACTCCCCTGTGCTGCGCGAATACGTAGACTCATTTGATGGCTATTCATTCAGGTACCCCAGCAACTGGATCCAAGTGCGTGGTGCCGGTGCTGACATCTTCTTCAGAGACCCTTATGTTCTCGATGAAAACATATCTGTTGAGATCTCCTCTCCATCATCTTCCAGATACAAGACTGTTCAGGACTTGGGTTCACCCCAAGAAGCCGGCAAAAAGGTTCTCAGGCAATATCTCACTGAATTCATGTCTACGAGGCTTGGTGTTAGACGCGAATCCAACATCCTTTCCACCTCTTCCAGAGTTGCCGATGATGGCAAGTTGTACTATCAAGTTGAG GTAAACATCAAGTCATATGCAAACAACAATGAGCTTGCTGTTATGCCACAAGAGCGGGTGGTACGCATGGAATGGGATCGGAGGTATCTTTCAGTACTTGGAGTTGAAAACAATCAACTCTATGAGTTGAGATTGCAAGTGCCAGAGAATGTCTTTACAGAGGAACAAAATGATCTTCGTCAAGTCATGGATTCTTTTCGTGTCAACAAGATTGCTGCTTAG